From Thermoflavifilum aggregans, a single genomic window includes:
- a CDS encoding NAD(P)-dependent alcohol dehydrogenase, with amino-acid sequence MLPTKGYAAHNDHDPLVPFEFSRRDPGPHDVLIEILYCGVCHSDLHQIRNEWHETIYPIVPGHEIVGRVVRTGNAVTRFRPGDLAGVGVFVDSCRECENCRQGLEQYCEHGMIGTYNSWEKDGKHYTFGGYSNQIVVDEHYVLHIPEKLDLKGVAPLLCAGITTYSPLRYLEVGKGTRVAVAGLGGLGHMGVKWAATMGAEVTLLSSSPSKEADARRLGAHEFVLISDEQALQKRKAYFDVILNTISAPHDYNRYLKLLRLNGTMAVVGLPPEPQQVEVFNLTNFRRSIMGSQIGGIRETQEMLDYAAEKQITADVEVIAMHEINTALDRLARNDVKYRFVIDMSTLS; translated from the coding sequence ATGCTTCCCACAAAAGGTTACGCTGCTCACAACGATCATGATCCCCTGGTCCCGTTTGAATTTTCCCGTCGCGACCCCGGTCCGCACGATGTGCTAATCGAAATTCTGTATTGCGGTGTTTGTCATTCCGATCTGCATCAGATTCGCAACGAATGGCATGAAACCATTTATCCGATTGTGCCGGGCCACGAAATTGTGGGGCGCGTGGTGCGCACTGGAAATGCCGTGACCCGATTCAGGCCCGGTGATCTGGCCGGGGTGGGTGTTTTTGTGGATTCCTGCCGGGAATGTGAAAATTGCAGGCAAGGCTTGGAACAATATTGCGAACATGGCATGATTGGCACCTACAACAGCTGGGAGAAGGATGGCAAGCACTATACCTTCGGTGGCTATTCCAATCAGATTGTGGTGGATGAACATTATGTTTTACACATACCCGAAAAACTGGATTTAAAAGGTGTTGCTCCTTTATTATGTGCAGGCATCACCACCTATTCACCCCTCCGTTATCTGGAGGTGGGAAAAGGCACACGGGTGGCTGTTGCTGGATTAGGTGGGCTGGGACACATGGGTGTCAAATGGGCTGCAACTATGGGTGCAGAAGTTACGCTGCTAAGCTCTTCCCCTTCCAAAGAAGCCGATGCCAGAAGGCTGGGAGCTCATGAATTTGTACTGATAAGCGATGAACAAGCCCTGCAAAAAAGAAAAGCATATTTTGATGTGATACTGAATACCATTTCAGCTCCACATGATTACAACCGATATCTGAAGTTATTACGCCTTAATGGCACGATGGCCGTCGTAGGACTGCCGCCGGAGCCGCAGCAGGTGGAAGTTTTCAACCTTACCAACTTCCGCCGCAGTATCATGGGTTCACAAATAGGCGGTATTCGTGAAACACAGGAAATGCTTGATTATGCAGCTGAAAAACAAATTACTGCAGATGTGGAAGTAATTGCCATGCATGAAATCAACACAGCCCTCGACAGGCTCGCGCGCAATGATGTGAAATATCGTTTTGTGATTGACATGTCAACCCTCTCATAA
- the nhaA gene encoding Na+/H+ antiporter NhaA, giving the protein MRKNFFTSKALLSNRLTKVFQDFIRSSRAVGIMLLCCTAVSLLLANMHSSAYRVFWHQPLNIHLPGGHLPHTWLLWVNDGLMVLFFFLVGLEIKRELWEGELASFKRSILPIGAAMGGMLVPATIYLIFNYHTSYHHGWGIPMATDIAFSLGILSLLGKRIPNSLKIFLTALAIIDDLGAILVIAIFYTEEIHFLYLSAALLMVLIMIGLNLMRVKRIGIYVLPSLILWYCMLNSGVHATIAGVLAAFSIPLSVFEKLEKALHVPVNFIVLPVFALANTAIEIPAGVGHELFSSLGWGIMLGLLLGKPLGIFLSSYLLVKTKLAHLPSLVKWRHIVGVGILAGIGFTMSIFITMLAFDIDYWQLIAKLSIMIGSLASGLIGYFYLRYNGPSIQSKK; this is encoded by the coding sequence ATGCGTAAAAATTTTTTCACAAGCAAAGCTCTGTTAAGCAATCGGCTTACAAAGGTTTTTCAGGATTTCATTCGTAGTTCAAGAGCTGTAGGTATCATGCTGTTGTGTTGCACGGCTGTTTCACTGCTGTTAGCCAATATGCATAGCTCAGCATATCGTGTTTTCTGGCATCAGCCATTGAATATACATCTGCCCGGAGGCCATTTACCTCATACCTGGTTATTATGGGTTAATGATGGATTAATGGTTTTATTCTTTTTTCTGGTAGGATTGGAAATCAAAAGAGAACTTTGGGAAGGAGAACTGGCTTCGTTTAAACGTTCCATATTGCCTATTGGTGCTGCTATGGGAGGCATGTTGGTACCGGCTACCATTTATCTGATTTTTAATTACCATACTTCTTATCATCACGGGTGGGGAATTCCCATGGCCACCGATATTGCATTTTCTTTGGGTATTCTTTCGTTGCTGGGCAAACGGATTCCAAATTCGCTGAAAATATTTTTAACTGCGCTGGCCATCATAGATGATCTGGGAGCTATTCTGGTGATTGCTATTTTTTACACGGAAGAAATTCATTTTCTTTACTTAAGTGCTGCGCTTCTGATGGTATTGATCATGATCGGATTGAATCTGATGCGGGTGAAACGTATTGGGATATATGTGCTGCCATCGCTAATCTTATGGTATTGCATGCTGAATTCGGGCGTGCATGCCACAATTGCGGGCGTGCTTGCTGCATTTAGTATACCCTTATCTGTTTTTGAAAAATTGGAGAAGGCATTGCATGTACCGGTTAATTTTATTGTACTTCCTGTTTTTGCATTGGCCAATACAGCGATTGAGATACCAGCAGGTGTCGGGCATGAATTATTTTCTTCCCTGGGATGGGGCATTATGCTTGGGCTTTTGTTGGGTAAGCCATTGGGTATATTTCTTAGCAGTTACTTACTTGTAAAAACAAAACTGGCTCATTTGCCTTCTTTGGTTAAATGGAGGCATATTGTGGGCGTTGGTATACTGGCCGGCATCGGATTTACCATGTCGATCTTCATTACCATGCTTGCATTTGATATAGACTACTGGCAGCTAATTGCCAAATTATCTATTATGATTGGCTCTTTAGCATCCGGATTGATCGGTTATTTCTATCTGAGATACAATGGACCCAGCATACAAAGCAAAAAATAA
- a CDS encoding YtxH domain-containing protein produces the protein MDKKNAYLVGLIAAAAAGLIAGLLLAPKKGAELRKDIKEKADEFSEQLKRVVKKGKEKAQEAEDEFQHAIG, from the coding sequence ATGGACAAGAAAAATGCATACCTCGTCGGATTAATTGCTGCCGCTGCAGCAGGATTGATAGCTGGATTGCTGCTGGCTCCCAAAAAAGGTGCTGAATTGAGAAAAGACATCAAAGAAAAAGCTGATGAATTTTCTGAACAGCTGAAGCGCGTGGTGAAAAAGGGAAAAGAAAAAGCGCAGGAAGCTGAAGATGAGTTTCAACATGCTATCGGATGA
- a CDS encoding dipeptide epimerase encodes MAKLELFPVVVPFEYDFRISRHSKREQPLLIVAYTKDGVTGYGETAENAYYQVQLRDLVALLQGVQEFIEQTSFTDPDIWWTQLKHALHEKCKPHSHLLHFALCAMDMALWDWYARKHQKPLYRCWCDKPEPRPDTDYTIGIDKPEVMLQKIQAHPWPVYKIKVGTKEDIQLLTTIRKHTDARIRIDANAGWSLDQLRTYYPLCRQLQIECIEQPLPAAENALLDGFPVDPALPLMADESCVTEQDVIACASYFQGINIKLTKCGGITPALRMIRQARALQLQIMIGSMNESIVGTSAAAHLLPLVDEADLDGPLLLKAPIANGISYENGKIQYADAPGSGVELLPAIYEYLIPDKIS; translated from the coding sequence ATGGCAAAGCTTGAACTTTTTCCGGTTGTTGTACCTTTTGAATATGATTTCAGGATTTCGCGGCATTCCAAGCGTGAGCAGCCCTTGCTGATTGTGGCTTACACGAAGGATGGAGTTACAGGCTATGGCGAAACAGCGGAGAATGCCTACTATCAAGTGCAATTGCGTGACCTCGTTGCTCTGCTGCAGGGCGTGCAGGAATTCATTGAACAAACCAGCTTTACAGATCCGGATATCTGGTGGACACAGTTAAAACACGCTTTGCATGAGAAATGCAAGCCTCATTCCCATCTTTTGCATTTTGCTTTGTGTGCAATGGATATGGCATTGTGGGACTGGTATGCAAGAAAACATCAGAAGCCTTTGTATCGCTGCTGGTGCGATAAGCCGGAACCTCGCCCGGATACGGATTATACCATTGGTATTGACAAGCCGGAAGTAATGCTGCAGAAGATACAGGCTCATCCTTGGCCTGTGTATAAAATTAAGGTAGGTACAAAAGAAGACATACAATTACTGACTACTATCCGAAAACATACAGACGCACGGATACGCATTGATGCAAATGCCGGATGGAGCCTGGATCAGCTCCGTACCTATTATCCTTTATGCAGGCAATTGCAGATTGAATGTATTGAACAACCTTTGCCGGCAGCTGAAAATGCGCTGTTAGATGGATTTCCGGTGGATCCTGCCTTACCTCTGATGGCAGATGAAAGTTGTGTAACGGAACAAGATGTGATCGCCTGTGCCAGCTATTTTCAGGGCATCAATATCAAGCTTACAAAGTGCGGTGGCATCACGCCTGCCTTGCGCATGATCCGTCAGGCCAGAGCCTTGCAGCTTCAAATTATGATTGGTTCAATGAATGAAAGCATAGTGGGTACTTCTGCAGCAGCCCATCTGTTGCCGCTTGTAGATGAGGCAGACTTGGATGGTCCGCTGTTGCTGAAAGCACCAATTGCCAACGGCATCAGTTATGAGAATGGAAAAATTCAATATGCAGATGCACCCGGAAGTGGTGTGGAGCTGCTTCCGGCAATCTATGAATATCTGATACCTGATAAGATTTCATGA
- a CDS encoding TetR/AcrR family transcriptional regulator: protein MKKKNETKKLDKTTEQKIKTAARIVFYKKGYAATRTRDIAEEAGINIALLNYYFRSKEKLFEIIMLETVSEFLQTIEIVLNEEKSSLEKKIELIASNYIDFIIKEPNIPIFILSEIHNNQGRLLEKLPIKQILMNSVFIKQHQKAVEEGKITEPNPLHFLMNLLGMVVFPFIGKPLLQKVGGINDTQFNKLMLERKKMIPVWIKAMMKAK from the coding sequence ATGAAAAAGAAAAATGAAACAAAAAAATTAGACAAAACAACCGAGCAGAAAATCAAAACTGCTGCCCGTATTGTTTTTTATAAAAAAGGATATGCAGCTACACGGACAAGGGATATCGCAGAAGAAGCAGGTATTAATATTGCTTTGCTCAATTATTATTTCCGCTCAAAAGAAAAATTATTTGAAATTATAATGCTTGAAACTGTTTCTGAGTTTTTGCAGACTATAGAAATAGTATTAAATGAAGAAAAAAGCTCGTTAGAAAAAAAAATAGAGTTGATTGCTTCAAATTATATTGATTTTATTATCAAAGAGCCGAATATACCAATTTTTATATTAAGTGAAATTCATAACAATCAAGGTAGACTATTAGAAAAATTGCCCATTAAACAGATATTAATGAATTCTGTATTTATCAAACAACATCAGAAAGCCGTTGAAGAAGGAAAAATTACAGAACCAAATCCATTACATTTCTTGATGAACTTATTAGGCATGGTTGTTTTTCCGTTCATAGGAAAACCTCTATTACAGAAAGTTGGCGGAATAAATGATACACAGTTCAACAAGCTGATGCTGGAGCGGAAAAAAATGATACCTGTTTGGATAAAAGCTATGATGAAAGCAAAATAA
- a CDS encoding TolC family protein: protein MIKILINKQKSKWLIGILLIFSLNALAQQYDTLNLDECLEMAKRNYPLIKQYALIEKTKEYSIANAQKGYLPQFNIAGQATYQSDVTKIPISLPGIDIPIISRDQYKIYGEVSQSITDLFTVKDQKEYINTNSEIETQKTEIELYKLRERINNLYFGILIINAQIQQIEILKKDIQNGIEQTNIAISNGVALKSAADNLKAELLKANQQTIELKYTRKSYADMLSLYIGKQIDENTVLEMPMKKILSTTINRPELKQFDLQKKSFDIQNKLINDKNLPRLSVFFQVGLGRPGLNMLNNNFKGYYIGGLRLNWNFTSLYTLKNEREILALNQSAIDVQRETLLFNTNLTLKQQYADITKMEELIETDKSIVELREKIKNTILNQLTNGTATTNDYIISVNAVEQAKLNLVLHEIQLLMTEYNIQTTTGNQ from the coding sequence ATGATTAAAATATTAATAAATAAACAAAAATCAAAATGGCTAATTGGTATATTGCTAATTTTTAGTCTTAATGCATTAGCCCAACAATATGATACATTGAATCTTGACGAGTGTCTTGAAATGGCAAAACGGAATTATCCTTTGATAAAACAATATGCGCTGATAGAAAAAACAAAGGAATATTCTATTGCCAACGCTCAAAAAGGGTATCTTCCTCAATTCAATATAGCAGGACAGGCAACCTATCAATCTGATGTAACCAAAATTCCAATTTCGCTTCCCGGTATTGACATACCCATAATTAGCAGAGACCAATACAAGATTTATGGAGAAGTTTCGCAATCCATTACAGACCTGTTTACCGTGAAAGACCAAAAGGAATATATCAATACAAATTCGGAAATAGAAACACAAAAAACTGAAATAGAGTTGTATAAGTTAAGGGAAAGAATTAACAATCTTTATTTCGGAATACTAATAATTAATGCGCAAATTCAGCAAATAGAAATATTAAAAAAAGATATTCAAAATGGAATCGAGCAAACTAATATAGCCATTTCCAACGGAGTAGCTTTAAAAAGTGCAGCAGATAACCTGAAAGCTGAATTGTTAAAAGCAAATCAGCAAACCATTGAACTGAAATACACCCGAAAAAGCTATGCTGATATGTTGTCACTGTATATCGGTAAGCAAATTGACGAAAACACGGTGCTCGAAATGCCAATGAAAAAAATACTATCAACTACTATTAACCGACCAGAATTAAAACAATTTGACTTACAGAAAAAATCTTTTGACATACAAAACAAGCTAATTAATGATAAAAACCTTCCTCGTTTGAGTGTATTTTTTCAGGTCGGCTTAGGAAGACCAGGTTTAAACATGCTTAACAACAATTTTAAAGGTTACTACATTGGTGGGCTTCGTCTGAACTGGAATTTTACAAGTTTATACACCCTTAAAAACGAACGAGAAATTCTAGCACTCAATCAAAGTGCAATAGACGTACAACGAGAAACTCTATTGTTCAATACTAATCTCACACTGAAGCAGCAATATGCAGATATAACCAAAATGGAGGAATTGATTGAAACAGATAAAAGTATTGTAGAACTTCGTGAAAAAATAAAGAACACGATACTAAATCAACTTACTAATGGTACAGCAACCACAAACGATTACATCATTTCAGTAAATGCCGTAGAACAGGCTAAACTAAACCTAGTTTTACATGAAATTCAACTTTTAATGACAGAGTACAATATTCAAACAACAACAGGAAATCAGTAA
- a CDS encoding HlyD family secretion protein, whose product MYKLKIIFLVASTTTLLTACKENKVSFDASGSFEAEETIISSEATGTIKQLDIEEGQTLKAGQVIGYIDSVQLFLKKKQLEAQVIALLAKRPNIPVQLSVLQEQLKTAEKEKARIVNLVKGDAATQKQLDDINAQIEVLKKQIEAEKSTLSISRESIDKEVVPLQAQIDELNNQLSKCKIINPIEGTVLTKFAEANEWTSIGKPIYTIADLSNIILRAYITGNQLPQVKLNQQVKVLTDDGKGGYKETTGAIIWISDKAEFTPKTIQTKDERANMVYAIKVKVKNDGSYKIGMYGEIKFL is encoded by the coding sequence ATGTATAAATTAAAGATAATCTTTTTGGTAGCCAGCACTACAACATTGCTTACAGCTTGCAAGGAGAACAAAGTTTCGTTTGATGCTTCAGGGAGTTTTGAAGCAGAGGAAACAATTATTTCATCTGAGGCTACTGGAACAATCAAACAGCTAGACATTGAAGAGGGACAAACCTTGAAAGCAGGCCAGGTTATCGGATACATAGACAGTGTACAGTTATTTTTGAAAAAAAAGCAGTTGGAAGCACAAGTTATTGCCTTGTTGGCTAAGAGACCCAATATCCCTGTTCAGCTGTCAGTGTTACAGGAACAGCTTAAAACTGCCGAAAAAGAAAAAGCAAGAATAGTCAATTTAGTAAAAGGCGATGCAGCTACACAAAAGCAGTTAGATGACATCAATGCACAGATTGAAGTACTGAAAAAACAAATTGAAGCAGAAAAATCTACACTAAGCATTTCTAGAGAGAGCATAGACAAAGAAGTGGTACCATTGCAAGCACAGATTGATGAACTGAATAACCAGCTTTCAAAATGCAAAATCATAAATCCAATAGAAGGAACCGTGCTTACCAAATTCGCCGAAGCAAACGAATGGACGTCGATAGGAAAACCAATTTATACAATTGCCGATTTATCAAACATCATTCTGCGAGCCTATATCACAGGCAACCAATTACCACAGGTAAAGCTAAATCAACAAGTAAAAGTGCTTACTGATGACGGTAAAGGTGGATATAAAGAAACAACAGGTGCTATTATTTGGATAAGTGATAAAGCAGAGTTTACCCCCAAGACAATTCAAACGAAAGATGAGAGGGCAAATATGGTCTATGCAATCAAAGTAAAAGTAAAAAATGACGGCTCATACAAAATTGGTATGTATGGTGAAATAAAATTTTTATAA
- a CDS encoding ABC transporter ATP-binding protein has protein sequence MAEVVLNNIVKSYNKGEVIAVNNVSFEVNKGELYGLIGPDGAGKTSIFRILTTLILPDSGTASVSGYDVVKNYKIIRKKVGYMPGKFSLYQDLTVEENINFFATVFGTTVKENYDLIRDIYVQLEPFKSRKAGKLSGGMKQKLALCCALIHRPIVLFLDEPTTGVDTISRKEFWEMIKKLKQEGITILVSTPYMDEAKLCDRIALILNGRIISIETPNNIIKKFPDKLYAIKANNMGKLLNDLRNNKLIKTCFAFGEFHHITFQNDGINMQSKLIENLQNAGYQNIEIKEITPNIEDCFINLMN, from the coding sequence ATGGCAGAAGTTGTATTAAATAACATTGTAAAAAGCTATAACAAGGGTGAAGTTATAGCGGTAAATAATGTTTCTTTTGAGGTGAACAAGGGAGAACTGTATGGTTTAATTGGACCGGATGGAGCAGGTAAAACTAGCATTTTCCGGATACTAACGACATTGATTTTGCCAGATAGCGGAACAGCTTCTGTAAGCGGTTATGATGTGGTAAAAAACTATAAAATAATTCGCAAAAAGGTTGGCTATATGCCAGGTAAGTTCTCATTATATCAGGATTTAACTGTTGAAGAAAACATCAACTTTTTTGCAACAGTATTCGGCACAACAGTAAAGGAAAATTATGATTTAATCAGGGATATTTATGTACAATTAGAGCCTTTCAAAAGCCGTAAAGCAGGAAAATTGTCAGGAGGCATGAAACAGAAATTAGCATTGTGTTGTGCCTTAATTCATCGTCCAATAGTATTGTTTCTTGACGAACCGACAACAGGCGTTGACACTATCTCACGAAAAGAATTTTGGGAGATGATTAAAAAATTAAAGCAAGAAGGCATAACTATTTTGGTCTCTACACCTTATATGGACGAAGCAAAACTTTGCGACCGCATCGCATTAATACTAAACGGAAGGATAATATCAATTGAAACACCTAATAATATCATAAAAAAATTTCCTGACAAGTTGTATGCAATTAAAGCAAATAATATGGGTAAGCTACTAAATGATTTACGAAATAATAAACTAATAAAAACCTGTTTCGCCTTTGGGGAATTCCACCATATCACATTTCAAAACGACGGAATAAATATGCAAAGCAAACTCATAGAAAACTTGCAAAATGCAGGTTATCAAAACATTGAGATTAAAGAAATTACACCGAATATTGAAGATTGCTTTATAAATCTGATGAACTAA
- a CDS encoding ABC transporter ATP-binding protein codes for MTSEVVIKADKLTKRFGDFIATNEITFEVYAGEIFGFLGANGAGKTTVMKMLCGLLKPSSGKATIAGYDIYKQTESIKKNIGYMSQKFSLYEDLTVIENIKFFGGIYGLTDKQLKEKSDELIETLRLKSEAKKLVASLPLGWKQKLAFSVAILHEPKIVFLDEPTGGVDPITRRQFWDLIYSAADRGITIFVTTHYMDEAEYCNRISIMVDGEIKALDTPTNLKQQYSATSLDEVFYELARGAKRKSD; via the coding sequence ATGACAAGCGAAGTAGTAATAAAAGCAGATAAACTAACCAAACGCTTTGGAGATTTTATCGCTACAAACGAAATTACGTTTGAAGTGTATGCAGGTGAAATTTTCGGCTTTCTCGGTGCAAATGGTGCAGGAAAAACAACTGTAATGAAAATGCTTTGCGGACTTCTAAAACCCTCATCAGGAAAGGCAACGATTGCAGGGTATGACATTTATAAACAAACCGAATCCATCAAAAAGAACATTGGCTATATGAGCCAAAAATTTTCATTGTACGAGGATTTAACCGTAATAGAAAATATAAAGTTCTTTGGAGGTATCTATGGGTTAACAGACAAGCAACTGAAAGAAAAAAGTGATGAATTAATTGAAACATTACGATTGAAAAGCGAAGCAAAAAAATTAGTAGCTTCATTGCCATTGGGATGGAAACAAAAATTAGCCTTTTCAGTGGCTATATTACACGAACCGAAAATTGTTTTTCTAGACGAACCCACGGGGGGCGTAGACCCTATTACTAGGCGGCAATTTTGGGATTTAATCTATTCTGCAGCAGACAGGGGGATTACCATTTTCGTTACTACTCACTATATGGATGAAGCAGAATACTGCAACCGCATTTCAATAATGGTAGACGGAGAAATAAAGGCATTAGACACACCTACAAACTTAAAGCAACAATATTCAGCAACATCATTGGATGAAGTATTTTATGAACTGGCAAGAGGAGCAAAAAGAAAATCGGATTAA